The Flammeovirga agarivorans DNA window CACTATTTACAAAGAAACAAATAGTATCAAGTGGACTACAGTAGCATCTATCCTACCTGTAATTATGGGCTTTTTAGTTTGCTTCATAGTCACTCAATGTTATTACTTATTAAGTTAGAAAAACATTTCATTTATGATAAGGTTCAAGTATATCAGATGCTTGAACCTTTTTTGATCTAAGAAATTTTAGAAATCATCTTAAAAAGTAATGCATCACATTAAAATCAGGTGTAATTCATTATTTTTGTAAGATCATTCAAAACGATAAATATGACGAATTTAATTAAAGTTGGTGGTGCAGAACTTAACCAAACTCCATTGGATTGGACCAACAACTTTCAAAATATATTAGAGGCAATAAATACCGCTAAGGAGAATAAAGTCTCAATCCTTTGTTTACCAGAATTATGTCTTACTGGCTACGGTTGTGAAGATGCTTTTTATGCTCCAAATACAGAGCAGCAAGCATTAAAACTATTGGGTCAATTATTACCACACACAAAAGATTTAGTTGTTTCTGTGGGGTTGCCTTTAAGACATCAAAATAAACTATACAATACTGTTGCTTTAATTGCTGATCAAGAAATCCTTGGGTTTGTTGCCAAAAAGCATCTTGCGGGGAATGGTATACATTATGAACCAAGATGGTTCACTCCTTGGAAAGACGGTGAAAGTGGTACTATAACCTTTGATGATCATTTCACTTCAGTACTAGGAACAAATTCATTCCCTTTTGGAGATCTCTTATTTGATGTAAAAGGCGTAAGAATTGGTTTTGAAATTTGTGAAGATGCCTGGGTAGCCAATAGACCAGGTCGATCTTTGTACGCCAACGGTGTTGATATCATTCTAAATCCTTCTGCTAGTCATTTTGCTTTTGATAAATTAGATGTTAGAAAACGTTTTGTACTTGAAGGATCAAGAGCTTATGGCGTTGGTTACATTTATGCCAATCTGTTAGGTAATGAATCTGGCAGGGCAATCTATGATGGAGGTGTTATGATCGCGCTATCTGGAAAGCTTTTGTCTATTAGTAAAAGGTTTGCCTTTTATAATTACAAAGTAACAACTGCCACTTTTGATTTAGATGTAGCTCGTTTAGCACAAATTCAAAGTCATACTTCCAATACAGGTACAGCAAGTCATACAGTCGTTAATTCATCTTTCGAAATCCCAAGAACAGTCCCTGAGAAACATATTCCAGTTGAAGAAAGTTGGGAGCACTCTGTAAATATCAAAGAGGAAGAATTTGGTAGAGCCGTTGCTCTAGGACTTTTTGATTACATGAGGAAAAGTTTCTCTAAAGGATTTGTGGTATCCCTTTCTGGAGGTGCTGACTCTTCTGCCATTGTCACATTAATTCATTTAATGATTAAAATGGGTATTGAAGACCTTGGTATAGATGGGTTTAAAAAGAAATTAAGTTACTTCTCTACTTTAAAGGAATGTGATACAGATGAAGCACTTTGCGAGCTAATTCTAACGACTGCTTATCAGCCGACTGAAAATTCTGGTGATGTCACTTTAAATGCTGCTGAATCATTAGCAAAAGCTGTTGGGGCCACTTTCTATAATGTCAATGTAAACCCAATGTTTAAAGGGTATGTGAATGCTATAGAAAATGCGCTTGGCAGATCATTAGGTTGGGATACCGATGATATCACATTACAAAATATACAAGCGAGAGTACGCGCCCCTTCCGTATGGATGTTAGCTAATATTAATGGTGCTTTATTATTATCTACTTCAAATAGATCAGAAGCTGCCGTTGGTTATGCAACAATGGATGGTGATACTTCTGGAGGTTTAAGTCCTATTGCTGGTATCGACAAAAATTACCTTAGAAGTTGGTTACGTTGGATGGAAACAAATGGACTTGACAACAAATGGAATATTCCTGCTCTTAAGTTTGTGAATGAACAGCAACCTACTGCAGAATTACGTCCAAAAGATTCTAAACAAACCGACGAAGCAGATTTAATGCCTTATGATATTTTAGAAGAAATTGAAAAGCTAGCAATCAGAGATAAAAAATCTCCAAAAGAATGTCAGCTTTTCCTCTCTGCAAATCACCCAGAGGCTTCTCAAGAAACTATAAATGCATGGATCACAAAATTCTTTAGGCTTTGGAGTCGAAATCAATGGAAAAGAGAACGCTATGCTCCTTCATTCCATTTGGATGATAAAAACCTCGATCCTAAAACTTGGTGTAGATTCCCAATTTTATCAGGAGGATTCAATCAAGAACTTGGAGAGCTATAACAAAAAAAGCCTGTCGAAATCACTAATCGACAGGCTTTTTTTATTAATCATACTTTTTATGAAGAATTTCATTCATAATAAAAGCATCTCTAATTCTATTAGGACTTTTAAATAGTCCTGAAATATCTTTCTTAGCTTTTTTCTTTTTTGGCTTAGCGTTTCTCTTCTTTCTTCGTTCTTTCCTCTCTTCCTCAATATCATCAACTACATAATCATCCTTCCAATTATAATCATCATCATCTACAGGAGAATTATTTCTTCTTAGTGGAGATACATTTGTGGGGTTATAATCTCTTAAATCTTCCCTTAACTCCTCTTCCGCTCTTTCTGGATCTAGTGGATTTAATTGACGTTGTTGCTCCTGAATTTTACCTGGATCAATTAATATGTTTAATAAATCTTTAAAAGATGCAGGAGCCTGAGTTGATGAAGGTTGTTTCTGAAACTCTTCGGGATAGTCTTCCTTTTCTACAAATTCTTCTTCCTTTGGAGGAACAATATTCTGTGATGTAATATTTTGATGAGGTTTCTTTTTCTCTGATTTCTTACCCAAATTTGAGAGAAACCAATAAACTCCAACTCCAATTATTGAAAAAATGATCTCTTGAATACTATCCATATTGGTTTTATTTAAAAAAATCTGAGTTAATATTAATTACATGATTGTAAGCATAAATATAATCATTCTTACAAAATTGTTTCATGTATTTTTTTAAGAACTGAAGGTTTCTATTAATTTCGAGAAAAATACTATAACTAAACTCTGAATATGACTCTTGTATTAGCATTAATTGTTATTGGCGGATTATTAATATTTTTTTTAATTCTTAATCAAAAAAGTAAGAAAAAGAAAAAAGCCATCCAAGCACAAAAAAAGCTAGAGATGGACAGATATGACAGGTATATGAGAAGGTTTGATGACCCTTCTTGCCTAACTAAACTTGAACCTACATCTTCAAAAGTTGCTGGTACAAGATATGCTAATGATGATACAGGAGAAAATCGTCAGACAATTCTAAAAGCAACAAAAGAAGGTGAACTTCTTATGCTTATTCCCGATGAGTTGAATCGATATGACAATGCCGCTATTAAAATCATGCGATTAAATGGTAAGCAAATTGGATTTTTAGATATGGATGCTTCACTAGAAATAAAATCTAGGTTAATTAATAGATCTCCTGTTGAAGCAAAAGTCTCTAAAATATATGAGAAAGGCGGTGTATTAGAATGTGATATAGAATTGCAGCGTTATAGTAGGAAAATTAAAAAACAATAGGATTAGACAATCCTTTTAATAACTAAACATAAAAGTTCATTTATAATGAAAAATCTAGCAAAAGGCCTTATCGGTATCTTATTACTTTCAGCGGTAGCTTGTTCATCACCTTCAAACTCATCAAAAGAAGAAACTTCAAATAAAAAGGAAGTAGCTACAGAAAGTGCTTCTTACTCTTATGATGCAGCGGCCACTCAAGTTGCATTTACAGCTTTTAAAACTACTGATAAAGTTCCTGTTGGTGGTAAGTTTATGCAATTTGAAGCTACTCCTGCTGAGGCTTCAGTAAGCAACCCAATCGATATCTTGAATAACTTAAAGTTTTCAATTCCAGTAAGCTCAATCGAAACAAATGATAAAGGCAGAAACGGTAAAATTGTGAAGTATTTCTTTGGTACTTTAGCTTCTACTGAAAACATCTCTGGTGTTATAAAAAGCGTGTCTAATGGAAAAGCATTAGTAAGTATCACTATGAATAACATTACAAAAGATGTTGAATTAACAGCAAAAGCAAGCGACAATGTTGTTCTTGTAAAAGGTGCAATTGATGTAGCTAATTGGGATGGTATTGGAGCTATCGACGCATTAAATAAGATCTGTTATGACTTACACAAAGGTGCAGATGGTAAAAGTAAATTATGGTCTGAAGTTGATCTGGTAATTAAATCAAAATTAGCTTCTAACTAAGACAAAATCACAAGCCGTACTTCTTTAAAAAGTGCGGCTTTTTTATTTTTCCATGTAATGCAAGCCACCATCTAAAGCAAACGATATTTAAAGAAAAGAAGCTAGCTCCTCCAATCACAATTCCCCAATTCCATAATATCATTGGGTCTCCTAAAACATAATACCTGAATGTACTTATCAAGAAAATACCAAAAGTCACTTCGATAAAGAATTGAATTGACCAGAAACTCGTTTTCACCCTAACATAAGTCTTCTTCCAGTCAAATGATATAATGATTAACCATAAACAATTTAATGCTCCAAAAATTGAAACAGCTATCCATATTATTAAATGAATATTCATCGTTATGGTATCGGTTACTTGCACTTCAGTAAATAAGTAAGGTAAATCTTTGACAAAATACCCTTCCTCTCCTGTAATTGCATCCAATAAAAAATGTGTAGCAATACCTACAGATAAAGAAAATAATATCTGGAAAAATGAATAATGTCGGGTTTGTTCATAATACACATGGAACCGTATTGGGCTTACATTGGTCAACACCGGACGAATGATCCAATAATTCAAATAATAAATCATTAAACCCGCCGGAATATCAAATAAGAAAATTCCAAATACTGTATGCCCTACTTTATCACTTACTTGTAATTCCAAGAAGTGTTCAAAGTCTGGTATCATACTTCCTATAATTAAAGCAGAAACAGATAGAAAATGAGAATACCTAAATAATGGCAAGACTGCCATTGGGTGAGCAATAGGAATGGGCATATAGTTAATTAAGGTTATAATTCATTACAACATGATTTTCTGTTCTTTTAGTTTAGCTTCCTTTTTTAGTTTCAATTTTTTGATCAAATATTTCCAATGAAATGATGTAAATATTAAACTATACATCAACGACCCGCAAACAATCACTCCTGTTTTTAAATAATTATCTGGCAAAGTCATATTGTACATTCTTATAAATACTATCATTTCAGCTATCGTAAGCATTTCGATAAAAAAGAAATAATACAAATGGTCATATATCTTTTTTAAGGTACAATTAGATATATATTTTACAATCTGAATAAAAACAATGAATGTACCTAGAATTGAGAATGTATACCAATTAAAAATAAAAAGCTTAATATGGTTATAGCCGAACCTCGATAAATCAGTGGAAAGTATAGGAAGTCTTTTCACAAAGAAACCATTGGTTCCACTTACCCCATCTAAAATAAGATGAGATCCAATTCCAATAATAATTGAGACTAATACCCACTTTATTGATAAAGCTTTTGGTTTATCATTTATTTCAAATGGTAAAACTTCTTTTAGTACCGGGAAACATATTTTTTTCCATATAAAATAGAAAGCTAATGCTACGGGTATATCAAATAGGAAAACCCCTAATAAAGTATGGCCAAATTTTGAGCTAAAGTCTAAAATAAATAAATGCTCAAAGTCTGGAATAATACTACCTAGCAACAACCCTATAAAAGAAAGTTGCTTTATTTTTTTAAAAGGAAATATATATGCCGTGTGTGCAAAAGTAATGGGCATGTTAACAATGAGTGATTAATAATGATAGTATAATTTAATTATTTAGAGGAGGAATTAATAGTTGCTTTGACAAATTCGATTTTCCTTTCTAATTCCCATTCTACGGGCATCCAATTTATCTTCGTTTTTTTCTCCATTCTCCTAAACCACGTCATTTGACGTTTTGAAAATTGTTGTATTGATTTCAATAAAACCTCTCTCATCTCATCATATGTGATCTCTCCTTCAAGATACTCAGTAATATGACGATACTCTAAACCATAAGACTTTAATTTTCCTGACTCTATTCTCTCAAGTAATGATTTCACCTCATCAATCATCCCTTCTTCTAACCTCTCATTTAACCTTCTCTCTATTTTTGACCACCTTGTGTCTCGATCAATATTAATTGCAAAATTAAATGTTGGAAGGTTCTTAAATTCTACGGGTTTATAATGTGTTTCGGGTTTATATTTCAGAAAATACTCTATTTCTATAGCTCGCATTAATGATCTGGCTCTATGGCCAATCCCTTCTAATTGTTTTTTTTTATTAGGTACCAATTCAAGATAAAACTTTTGCATATCTTCTAGAGATTGGTTTTCCCATTCAGACCTCAATGCTTCATTCCTTGGAATCCAAACTTCGTCATAACCATCTAAAGTAACGGCTTCAATATATAAACCTGTTCCTCCACATAGAATAGGAATATGATTATTTTTTAATATTGTATCAACAGATTCTGCGTAAAGTTTTTGAAATAAATAAAGATTAAAATCTTCACCTGGCTCACAAATATCAATGAGATGATACGGAATATCTTTTCCTTTGATTTTGTATTCTGACAAGTCTTTACCAGTACCAATATCCATCCCTTTGAATACCTGTCTCGAATCAGCACTAATTACTTCTCCACCAATTTGACTGGATAAATGAGTTGCTAAAGATGTTTTACCACTCGCTGTTGGCCCTGTAATAACAATTAATGGAGTATTATTTAAAGATTTTTCTTGTGACATACTAATATTCAATGACGTTCTTCAAAAAAGAATACGATATTATAATATAACAAATGTAATACATCGATTACAGAACTTTAGTATTTGGTTTGTCATTAAAATTGAATACCTCTACTCTAAACTTTCAGTGTTAAAGGCCCTAAAACAAAATATAAGAAAATCAATATTAAAAAGCACTCAGAGAGAAGCTGATAGAAACTTTTTCCTATTCTCATGTTTTATGTCCATAGGTGGTTTCACTTGGGGGCTATTGTCTTTATATTTCGAACTTGATATAGCTAGCGTTATCCCTATAGGTTATGTAATTTTTAGTATTTTCAATATCTATTTTTGGGTAAAGAAAGAAGACAAAGCAATTCATAAAGCACTACAAACTTTCTTTTCTATCCTCTTGCCTTTCATATTTCAATTAATATTAGGAGGAGCAAAATCGACTGGTGTTGTAATGATTTGGTCCTTATTTGCACTTACTGCAACACTTGCATTCTACAAAGGCAAAGCCTTAATGTATTGGCTCGGAATCTTTGTAGTATTACTCGGCATTGTCATCTTAGTAGACCATGAAATTGAATACATTACCCCAAAACAGTTAAGAAATTATCAGATCTTTAATATTCTATTACTGATTAATTTTTCAATGATATCTTCAATGCTATTCTTCTTGTCAAAGTTTTTTGTTGATCAGCAATTAAAGACAATGGATGAATTGGTCGAAACAAATGCCCAATTAATTGCTGCAGAAGAAGAAGTAAGACAAAACTCCGAGGAGATCTTTGTGATGAATGATATGCTGAAAGAGTCGAATAAAAAACTAGAGGGAGCTTATATTGAACTTGAAAAAACTAAAGACACAGAAATAGAAGCTATGAGCCACTCTATCTTTGAAAGTATAGATTATGCCAAACAAATTCAGAGTTGCTTTTTACCCCAAACCAATCGATTTAATGAAATCGTAAAAGACGGATTTATTCTCTTTAAACCTAGAGATGTTGTTTCTGGTGACTTTTACTGGTTTTATAAACAAGATCATTTTATTGTGATTGCAGCAGTTGATTGTACAGGTCATGGTGTTCCGGGTGCATTTATGTCTCTCTTAGGAGCAGAATCTTTAAACAGTATTATTGTTAATCGTCAGATTTTTGATTCTGCCGAAATTCTTAACCAATTAGACTATTTAATAAGAAAAAAGCTTAAGCAAGAAACTACAAACAATAAAGACGGAATGGATTTAGCCCTAACCGTTTTCAATACTCAAACGAAGATAGTTTCGTTTTCTGGTGCAAAAAATCCATTATGCTATACAAAGGATAATGAGCTAATAGTAATAAAGGGAGACCGACAACCTATCGGTATGTTCCATCCTGACCAAGCTCCCAAGGATTTTACAAAACACGAGTTTCCATACGATTCGAAGATGTGCTTTTACATGTATAGTGATGGTTTCCAAGACCAATTTGGTGGTGAAAAATTAAAAAAATTTATGCCCAAAAGACTTAAAGAAACTTTATTTAAGCACCATACAATGAGTATGAAAGTTCAAAACAGTCTATTGGATAGTACATTTAACTATTGGAAAAAAGACGAACAACAAACAGACGACGTACTTGTTATTGGGTTTTCTATAGATTAAAAAAAATTAACTTTTGGCATTTATTGTCGGTTATAATAGTATCTTTGCTAAGGACTAATTTTTTACTAACAACTAATTCATGATAGTTCGGTTTTACACTATTATCTCTTATTTCTTTATTTTTAGCATACTGTCTGCATGTAATACATCAAAAAAAAGTGATGTATCAGAAGCTACCGAAGTTGTTGTAGACACACCCGAAAAAGAGGAAATTATTTATAGCAACCATGATTTATCGGATATAAAAGAACGAGGAAAGTTAATTGCTCTTACTGCTTATAGCTCTACCTCTTATTTTGTATATAAAGGTGAAACTATGGGTTATGAGTATGAACTTTTAAAAAGACTTGCTGATGATCTAGACTTAGAACTTCATGTAAAAGTAAAAACCAATAGTGATAGCCTTAGAATTGCTTTACAAAAAGGTGAAGGTGATATTATTGCTTATGGTTTAGCTATCACAAAAGAAAGGCAAAAACTTGTTGATTTCACAAGCTCATTAATGAATATCAAACAGGTATTGGTACAAAGAAAACCTGAGAACTGGAGACATCTTCCAAAACATAAAATTGATAAAGCAGTAATCCGAAATGTAATTGAACTAAGAGATAAAGAAGTTCATGTTCGAGAAGGAACTCCCTATCAATTAAGATTAGAAAACTTAGAAGATGAAACTGGTGAAGACATCAATATTGTATTAGAAAACAAAAACATCTCTACTGAGGAATTAATTCACAGAGTAGCTGAAGGTAAAATCAATTACACAGTAGCTGATGAGAATATAGCTAAAGTAAATAATACCTATTACCCACAGCTGGATATTGAGACAGAAATCAGTTTTCCTCAACGTATCGCTTGGGCAACAAGAAAGCAATCCCCTCTCTTAAGAGATAAAGTAAGTCACTGGCTGGATTCAATGAAAAACACCACTGATTTTTATGTGATCTATAATAAATACTTTAAGAATACAAGGGCTCAACACAAAAGGTTCGACAGTAAGTATTTTAGTACTATTGAACATAGAGGTTTACTTTCTAAATATGATGACCTTATAAAAGAACAAGCAAAACCTTTAGGTTGGGATTGGAGGCTTTTAGCATCTTTGGTTTATCAAGAATCTAAATTCAACCCTAAAGCAAAATCATGGGTTGGTGCTGTAGGTTTAATGCAATTAATGCCTGCAACTGCAAAACAATATGGAGCCAACAACCCAAGAGATCCAAGACAAAATGTAAGAGCCGGCACTAAATATTTAAAGTGGCTTGAAGGCTTCTGGGATGGTATCGAAGATCCGAACGAAAGAATTAAATTTGTATTAGCTTCTTACAATGCTGGCCAAGGACATGTTCTTGATGCTCAAAGATTAGCTAAGAAATTTAACCATGACCCCAATGTTTGGAATGGTAATGTTGAAAAATATATGCTCCTGAAGAGTCATAAAAAATACTATAGAGATGAGGTTGTGAAATTTGGATATGCCAGAGGGAAAGAACCTGTCAATTATGTACAAAGTATCTTAGATCGATACGAAAGGTATAAAGAACTTCTCGATGCAAATCAATAGAAAAAAGCCTGTCAGATACAATTTGATAGGCTTTTTCAATGTTAGGAGAATGATTAATTAAAATCATCAATTTTAAGACTGTAACCTCTAACTCATTAGCATTAAGAAGGTTACAATCTTACTAGAAGAATTCTAGAATAGGTTTTTTAGCGTATATATTACACTTTAGTTATTTTAGGTTTAAAAGACGATTATTTATTCTTAATTTTGCGTTAAATATTAAATCTGTACTTGTAAATACTAACCACAAGGACCTTACAAGTAACACATATACATTCGACATCAAAGTCTGAAATTGTCCAACATTTAAGATGACAACAAAGCAAAATTTAGATTATAAATTCTCAAAAGAGGAAGTCCTCGAAGACCTGAGAATTGCAATCGAAAGTAGACACGCTAGTTTAATTGGTAGAAAAGAGGTATTCATGGGAAAAGCCAAATTTGGTATTTTCGGTGATGGCAAAGAAGTACCTCAATTGGCCATGGCAAAATTTTTCCAAAATGGAGATTTCAGGTCAGGTTATTATCGTGACCAAACATTTATGTTTGCCATTGGTGAATTATCTATCCAAGAATTCTATGCTCAACTATATGCCCATACAGATGTTGAAGCAGACCCCTCTAGTGCGGGTCGTTGTATGAATGCTCACTTTTCAACAAGAAGCTTAAACCCTGATGGATCTTGGAAAGATCTTACTAAACAAAAAAACTCAAGCTCTGATATATCTTGTACAGCAGGTCAAATGCCAAGATTAGTTGGTCTAGCTTATGCATCAAAGTTATACAGAGAAAATAAAGACTTAAATGGTGCTGAAATTGCCAAAAACTTCTCAGTAAATGGTAATGAAGTAGCTTTTGGTACTATCGGTAATGCCTCTTCTGCTGAAGGCATGTTCTTTGAGGCCATTAATGCAGCAGGTGTCTTAAATATTCCAATGATCACATCTATTTGGGATGATGGTTATGGTATTTCTGTTCCAAATGAGTATCAAATGACAAAAAATAATGTCTCTGCTGCTCTATCTGGATTCCAAAAAGAAAAAGACACAAACGGATTAGAAATCTTTACTGTTAAGGCTTGGGACTACCCTGCTTTAGTAGATACATATAAAAAAGCTGTTGATTTAGCTAGAAAGAATCATACTCCTGCAATTATCCACGTTATTGAGGTTACTCAACCACAAGGACATTCTACTTCTGGTTCTCATGAAAGATATAAGTCTGAGGATCGTTTAAAGTGGGAAGATGAGTTTGATTGTATCAAAAAAATGAAAGAATGGGCAATTGATGAAGGATTTGCTACTCAAGATGAAATTGATGCTATTGAAAAATCAGCACTAAATAAAGTAAAAGAAGAAAGAAAAGCTGCATGGGATGCTTTCAAGGCATCAATGAAAGTAGATTATGAGGTGGCAGTAGATCTATTAAAAAGAGCTACAAGTTCTCTTCCTCAAAACAATGATATTCTTCGTCTTTCAAAAGAATTACAAAAGACCATCAATCCTATTCGAAAAGATGCTATTTCTATTGTGAAAAAAGCACTTAGAGAGATGCGATTTGAAAACATTCCTGTTAAAGCAGAAATGCAAGCATGGTTGAAAAAAGTAAAAGAAGAAAACTACGATAGATACAGCAGTTATTTATATAGTGAATCTGATGAGGCTGCTTTAAAGATACCTCCTGTTGCTCCTGAATATTCTCCAGATTCACCAATGGTGGATGGTAGAGAAATTATGCAGGCTGCCTTCGATAAGATTTTTGAAAAAGACCCTAGAGTTTTCGCGATTGGTGAAGATGTAGGTAAAATTGGTGACGTAAACCAAGGTTTCGCCGGCCTTCAGGATAAGTATTCTGAAATCAGAGTAACTGATACGGGTATTAGAGAAACTACAATTTTAGGTCAAGGTATTGGAGCTGCATTAAGAGGTTTAAAACCAATTATTGAAATTCAGTATCTGGACTATATATACTATGCTATGTCAACTTTATCAGACGACTTAGCTTGTTTACAATACCGTACTAAAGGTGGACAGAAGGCTCCTGTTATTATTCGCACAAGGGGGCATAGACTAGAAGGTGTTTGGCACTCTGGTTCTCCTATTGCCGCATTATTAAATTCACTTCGTGGTATTAATTTCCTAGTACCTCGTAACATGACTAGAGCTGCTGGTTTCTATAACACAATGTTGAAATCAGATGAACCAGCTTTAATCATTGAATGTCTAAATGGCTACCGTTTAAAGGAAAAAATGCCAAATAATTTAGACGATGTTTGTACGCCATTAGGTGTTCCAGAGGTCATTAGAGAAGGGTCTGATATTACTATTGTTACTTACGGTTCTATGTGTAGAATCGTGATGGAAGCAGCAGATCAATTGGCAAAAATTGGTATTAATGTTGAAGTAATTGACGTTCAAACTTTACTACCATTTGATGTAAATCATATGATTAAAGAGTCTATCAGAAAGACTAACCGTGTAATTTTTGCTGATGAAGATATGCCAGGTGGTACTACAGGGTATCTGATGCAAAAAGTGATTGATGAACAACAGTCATTTGATTTATTAGATTCTAGTCCAGTTTGTATTGCTGCTCGTCCTCATCGACCTGCTTACTCAACAGACGGAGATTATTTCTCTAAACCAAACGCAGAAGATATATTTGAAGCTGCATATAATATTATGAATGAAGTAGATCCAGTTACATTCCCTGAGATTTATTAATAGATATTCAATAACTAAAAAAGAGAGTGATTCATAGTGAATCACTCTCTTTTTTTATAAAAAAACCACCTCAATTGAGATGGTTTCTTAGAAAATAACTTGCTGCATTTCGAGGGAG harbors:
- the miaA gene encoding tRNA (adenosine(37)-N6)-dimethylallyltransferase MiaA, producing the protein MSQEKSLNNTPLIVITGPTASGKTSLATHLSSQIGGEVISADSRQVFKGMDIGTGKDLSEYKIKGKDIPYHLIDICEPGEDFNLYLFQKLYAESVDTILKNNHIPILCGGTGLYIEAVTLDGYDEVWIPRNEALRSEWENQSLEDMQKFYLELVPNKKKQLEGIGHRARSLMRAIEIEYFLKYKPETHYKPVEFKNLPTFNFAINIDRDTRWSKIERRLNERLEEGMIDEVKSLLERIESGKLKSYGLEYRHITEYLEGEITYDEMREVLLKSIQQFSKRQMTWFRRMEKKTKINWMPVEWELERKIEFVKATINSSSK
- a CDS encoding HIRAN domain-containing protein; the encoded protein is MTLVLALIVIGGLLIFFLILNQKSKKKKKAIQAQKKLEMDRYDRYMRRFDDPSCLTKLEPTSSKVAGTRYANDDTGENRQTILKATKEGELLMLIPDELNRYDNAAIKIMRLNGKQIGFLDMDASLEIKSRLINRSPVEAKVSKIYEKGGVLECDIELQRYSRKIKKQ
- a CDS encoding DUF4184 family protein — encoded protein: MPITFAHTAYIFPFKKIKQLSFIGLLLGSIIPDFEHLFILDFSSKFGHTLLGVFLFDIPVALAFYFIWKKICFPVLKEVLPFEINDKPKALSIKWVLVSIIIGIGSHLILDGVSGTNGFFVKRLPILSTDLSRFGYNHIKLFIFNWYTFSILGTFIVFIQIVKYISNCTLKKIYDHLYYFFFIEMLTIAEMIVFIRMYNMTLPDNYLKTGVIVCGSLMYSLIFTSFHWKYLIKKLKLKKEAKLKEQKIML
- the nadE gene encoding NAD(+) synthase yields the protein MTNLIKVGGAELNQTPLDWTNNFQNILEAINTAKENKVSILCLPELCLTGYGCEDAFYAPNTEQQALKLLGQLLPHTKDLVVSVGLPLRHQNKLYNTVALIADQEILGFVAKKHLAGNGIHYEPRWFTPWKDGESGTITFDDHFTSVLGTNSFPFGDLLFDVKGVRIGFEICEDAWVANRPGRSLYANGVDIILNPSASHFAFDKLDVRKRFVLEGSRAYGVGYIYANLLGNESGRAIYDGGVMIALSGKLLSISKRFAFYNYKVTTATFDLDVARLAQIQSHTSNTGTASHTVVNSSFEIPRTVPEKHIPVEESWEHSVNIKEEEFGRAVALGLFDYMRKSFSKGFVVSLSGGADSSAIVTLIHLMIKMGIEDLGIDGFKKKLSYFSTLKECDTDEALCELILTTAYQPTENSGDVTLNAAESLAKAVGATFYNVNVNPMFKGYVNAIENALGRSLGWDTDDITLQNIQARVRAPSVWMLANINGALLLSTSNRSEAAVGYATMDGDTSGGLSPIAGIDKNYLRSWLRWMETNGLDNKWNIPALKFVNEQQPTAELRPKDSKQTDEADLMPYDILEEIEKLAIRDKKSPKECQLFLSANHPEASQETINAWITKFFRLWSRNQWKRERYAPSFHLDDKNLDPKTWCRFPILSGGFNQELGEL
- a CDS encoding DUF4184 family protein, which encodes MPIPIAHPMAVLPLFRYSHFLSVSALIIGSMIPDFEHFLELQVSDKVGHTVFGIFLFDIPAGLMIYYLNYWIIRPVLTNVSPIRFHVYYEQTRHYSFFQILFSLSVGIATHFLLDAITGEEGYFVKDLPYLFTEVQVTDTITMNIHLIIWIAVSIFGALNCLWLIIISFDWKKTYVRVKTSFWSIQFFIEVTFGIFLISTFRYYVLGDPMILWNWGIVIGGASFFSLNIVCFRWWLALHGKIKKPHFLKKYGL
- a CDS encoding PP2C family protein-serine/threonine phosphatase, yielding MSIGGFTWGLLSLYFELDIASVIPIGYVIFSIFNIYFWVKKEDKAIHKALQTFFSILLPFIFQLILGGAKSTGVVMIWSLFALTATLAFYKGKALMYWLGIFVVLLGIVILVDHEIEYITPKQLRNYQIFNILLLINFSMISSMLFFLSKFFVDQQLKTMDELVETNAQLIAAEEEVRQNSEEIFVMNDMLKESNKKLEGAYIELEKTKDTEIEAMSHSIFESIDYAKQIQSCFLPQTNRFNEIVKDGFILFKPRDVVSGDFYWFYKQDHFIVIAAVDCTGHGVPGAFMSLLGAESLNSIIVNRQIFDSAEILNQLDYLIRKKLKQETTNNKDGMDLALTVFNTQTKIVSFSGAKNPLCYTKDNELIVIKGDRQPIGMFHPDQAPKDFTKHEFPYDSKMCFYMYSDGFQDQFGGEKLKKFMPKRLKETLFKHHTMSMKVQNSLLDSTFNYWKKDEQQTDDVLVIGFSID
- a CDS encoding MltF family protein, whose product is MIVRFYTIISYFFIFSILSACNTSKKSDVSEATEVVVDTPEKEEIIYSNHDLSDIKERGKLIALTAYSSTSYFVYKGETMGYEYELLKRLADDLDLELHVKVKTNSDSLRIALQKGEGDIIAYGLAITKERQKLVDFTSSLMNIKQVLVQRKPENWRHLPKHKIDKAVIRNVIELRDKEVHVREGTPYQLRLENLEDETGEDINIVLENKNISTEELIHRVAEGKINYTVADENIAKVNNTYYPQLDIETEISFPQRIAWATRKQSPLLRDKVSHWLDSMKNTTDFYVIYNKYFKNTRAQHKRFDSKYFSTIEHRGLLSKYDDLIKEQAKPLGWDWRLLASLVYQESKFNPKAKSWVGAVGLMQLMPATAKQYGANNPRDPRQNVRAGTKYLKWLEGFWDGIEDPNERIKFVLASYNAGQGHVLDAQRLAKKFNHDPNVWNGNVEKYMLLKSHKKYYRDEVVKFGYARGKEPVNYVQSILDRYERYKELLDANQ
- a CDS encoding YceI family protein, which encodes MKNLAKGLIGILLLSAVACSSPSNSSKEETSNKKEVATESASYSYDAAATQVAFTAFKTTDKVPVGGKFMQFEATPAEASVSNPIDILNNLKFSIPVSSIETNDKGRNGKIVKYFFGTLASTENISGVIKSVSNGKALVSITMNNITKDVELTAKASDNVVLVKGAIDVANWDGIGAIDALNKICYDLHKGADGKSKLWSEVDLVIKSKLASN